A window of the Isosphaera pallida ATCC 43644 genome harbors these coding sequences:
- the infA gene encoding translation initiation factor IF-1, translated as MAKEDAIRIEGRIIEALPNTQFTVELQNGHKVLAHIAGRMRKNFIKIVPGDKVTVEITPYDVTKGRIVYRER; from the coding sequence TTGGCTAAAGAAGACGCGATTCGTATCGAGGGCCGCATTATTGAGGCCCTACCCAACACGCAGTTTACCGTCGAGTTGCAGAACGGTCATAAGGTCCTGGCCCACATCGCCGGACGGATGCGGAAAAACTTCATCAAGATCGTGCCAGGTGACAAGGTCACCGTCGAAATCACTCCCTACGATGTCACCAAAGGACGGATTGTTTATCGAGAACGTTGA
- a CDS encoding fatty acid CoA ligase family protein produces MILDVPRTGTPTTSAPFSYPSHNIAETLAARARECPEAIAVIDRTQSRSTRTGERVGIVVSTFAELETLASRAAVRWRALGIGQGTKTVVMVPPGRRLFATLFGLFKLGAVPVLIDPGMGVRSLGRCLSEARPQAFLGVARAQWARRLLGWARDSIRITATVSRTVEPHQAPCDFESVSPVAVNEQDLAAILFTSGSTGPPKGVEYTHGQFQAQLELVRKALGIEPGQVELATFPLFALFGPALGMTLVLPRMDYTRPARVDPEEILDALRRHQAVSMFASPALLRRVATSWLAQGTRPPTSLKRIATAGAPIAPAILEEFDRLIAPDAVILTPYGATEALPVAVLDHRTILSETRGGTERGRGVCVGSPIPGVTVDVIAVSHDPIAVWSDSLRLPQGQVGEIVVAGPTVTRAYHNNDEATRLAKIADPSATEGVRHRMGDLGCFDEQGRLWFQGRKAHRLVTAQGPRDTAPVEGVACSHPGVARAALVGIPGTTRLELVVWIEPKPSIRPRDWPTLTREVAGLLAERLPETPVDQVWALKRFPVDIRHNAKIGYEELTARAARRRGDRVSFEDERGLRTRAIGVQGINRTE; encoded by the coding sequence CGTCCGCTCCGTTTTCCTACCCATCCCACAACATTGCCGAGACGCTAGCGGCGCGTGCCCGTGAGTGTCCCGAGGCGATCGCTGTGATCGACCGCACGCAATCAAGGTCCACGCGCACGGGCGAGCGGGTCGGCATCGTTGTCTCCACCTTCGCCGAATTGGAAACGCTGGCCAGCCGGGCTGCCGTGAGGTGGAGGGCTTTGGGGATTGGTCAAGGCACGAAAACGGTGGTGATGGTTCCACCGGGCAGGCGATTGTTCGCCACCCTGTTCGGCCTGTTCAAACTGGGAGCGGTGCCAGTTCTGATCGATCCAGGCATGGGGGTCCGCTCGCTGGGACGGTGTTTGAGCGAGGCTCGCCCCCAAGCTTTTCTCGGAGTGGCTCGCGCCCAGTGGGCGCGACGATTGTTGGGGTGGGCGCGGGATTCAATTCGGATCACGGCGACCGTGAGCCGAACCGTGGAACCACATCAAGCCCCTTGTGACTTTGAGTCTGTGAGTCCGGTGGCTGTGAACGAGCAGGATCTCGCCGCAATCCTGTTCACCAGTGGCAGCACCGGACCTCCCAAGGGGGTCGAGTACACTCATGGACAATTCCAGGCGCAGCTTGAACTGGTGCGGAAGGCTCTGGGCATCGAACCGGGCCAGGTCGAACTGGCGACCTTTCCCCTCTTCGCACTGTTCGGCCCGGCGTTGGGGATGACGCTGGTGCTTCCCCGAATGGATTACACGCGACCAGCCCGAGTTGACCCCGAGGAGATTCTGGATGCGCTGCGTCGTCACCAGGCCGTCTCGATGTTCGCCTCTCCCGCGCTCTTGAGGCGGGTTGCGACCTCCTGGTTGGCCCAGGGGACACGTCCACCCACATCGCTCAAGCGGATCGCCACCGCGGGGGCGCCGATCGCTCCGGCGATCCTGGAGGAATTCGACCGCTTGATTGCCCCTGACGCGGTGATTTTGACTCCCTACGGCGCGACCGAAGCTCTGCCGGTGGCGGTGCTGGATCATCGCACGATCTTGTCGGAGACCCGCGGCGGTACGGAGCGTGGACGGGGAGTCTGCGTGGGTTCCCCGATACCGGGAGTAACGGTGGACGTGATCGCGGTGTCCCACGACCCGATCGCCGTCTGGTCCGATTCGCTTCGGCTTCCCCAGGGCCAAGTCGGGGAGATCGTGGTGGCCGGGCCGACGGTGACGCGTGCGTACCATAACAACGATGAGGCGACCCGACTCGCCAAAATTGCCGATCCCTCCGCAACCGAAGGCGTGCGCCATCGCATGGGGGATTTGGGCTGTTTCGACGAACAAGGCCGCCTCTGGTTCCAAGGTCGCAAAGCACATCGGCTTGTCACCGCCCAAGGCCCCCGCGACACAGCTCCAGTCGAGGGCGTGGCCTGTTCCCACCCTGGGGTCGCTCGCGCAGCGCTCGTGGGAATTCCCGGGACAACTCGTCTCGAATTGGTGGTCTGGATCGAACCCAAGCCGTCGATTCGCCCGCGGGATTGGCCAACGTTGACCCGCGAAGTCGCTGGGTTGTTGGCCGAGCGATTGCCGGAGACTCCGGTTGATCAGGTCTGGGCGCTGAAGCGGTTCCCTGTAGACATTCGACACAACGCCAAGATCGGTTACGAAGAGTTAACGGCGCGGGCAGCTCGTCGCCGTGGCGATCGAGTGAGTTTCGAGGATGAGCGCGGCTTGCGAACCCGAGCCATTGGCGTCCAGGGAATCAATCGGACGGAATGA
- a CDS encoding c-type cytochrome domain-containing protein, which yields MRSLVRVLPGLALTLMMVGTAISARAQDEPTPEDSTRAMVQQPSFARDVAPILVNVCQRCHNPRSTTYRTHGFDMTTFESFLKGGNAGSPVTPRNAAESLMVHHIKGENGFAKMPPGGQNNLGPQAIERIERWINAGALLDEGRSPREEIQKFAASAESLEREALGKLSAEERDKVFLTRALELYRKSGLKDAPQTAVSTHFVAVGPLPQARLQHLTKEMEKVLVELTRFLGRPVGAPLIEAQDKVVVLVFTEKTPFSEFVQSDQNRRLERTSASVHKFTAASSYVAVVDPLKGSDEPDSDRDALAAKKKRGSTRNRAADSPAGPERTLVGLATQDLVEGLVGKVGKSPRFLAMGLGCSFAQRVEPASPYYNTLRRDAFNQLRIGWATKANETLGDQGDPQDLRAMGFSLVEWLSTAPPTRPRFPLFAQVLIADGGNKLDEALERIYYTKSREQFIGMWGQWVGTAYRGLVGGR from the coding sequence ATGCGTAGTTTGGTTCGCGTCTTGCCCGGTTTGGCCCTGACCTTGATGATGGTCGGAACCGCCATCTCGGCCCGCGCCCAGGATGAACCGACTCCGGAGGACTCGACCCGCGCGATGGTCCAACAACCCTCTTTCGCCCGGGATGTTGCTCCAATTCTGGTGAACGTCTGTCAACGCTGTCATAATCCCCGCTCGACCACCTATCGAACCCACGGGTTCGACATGACCACCTTCGAGTCGTTCCTCAAAGGGGGCAACGCCGGGTCGCCGGTGACCCCGCGCAACGCGGCCGAAAGCCTCATGGTCCACCACATCAAGGGTGAAAATGGCTTCGCCAAAATGCCTCCGGGTGGGCAAAACAATCTGGGCCCCCAAGCCATTGAACGGATCGAACGTTGGATCAACGCCGGAGCTCTGCTTGACGAAGGCCGCTCGCCACGGGAGGAGATTCAGAAGTTCGCCGCGTCCGCCGAGTCGTTGGAGCGGGAAGCCCTCGGCAAACTTTCCGCTGAGGAGCGCGACAAGGTTTTCCTCACACGTGCGCTGGAACTTTACCGTAAGTCCGGCCTCAAGGACGCGCCTCAGACCGCAGTCTCGACCCACTTCGTCGCGGTGGGCCCCCTGCCTCAAGCCCGCCTTCAGCACTTGACCAAAGAGATGGAAAAGGTCTTGGTCGAACTGACCCGGTTCCTCGGACGCCCCGTGGGTGCCCCCTTGATCGAAGCCCAGGACAAAGTGGTGGTGTTGGTCTTCACCGAAAAGACGCCCTTCTCCGAGTTTGTTCAGTCCGACCAGAACCGCCGCCTGGAACGAACTAGCGCTTCCGTCCACAAGTTCACGGCTGCCAGCTCCTATGTGGCGGTGGTCGATCCGCTCAAAGGCAGCGACGAACCCGACTCGGATCGGGACGCCTTGGCCGCCAAGAAGAAACGTGGCTCGACCCGAAACCGCGCTGCCGACTCCCCTGCTGGACCAGAGCGCACCCTAGTCGGCCTGGCCACGCAGGATCTCGTCGAAGGTCTTGTCGGCAAAGTGGGCAAGTCGCCCCGCTTCCTGGCGATGGGTTTGGGGTGCTCGTTCGCGCAGCGGGTCGAACCGGCCAGCCCCTATTACAACACGCTTCGACGCGACGCCTTCAACCAGCTTCGCATCGGTTGGGCCACCAAAGCGAACGAAACCCTCGGCGATCAGGGTGATCCCCAGGATCTCCGCGCGATGGGCTTTTCCTTGGTCGAATGGCTGTCCACCGCGCCACCGACCCGCCCGCGTTTTCCGCTCTTCGCTCAGGTTCTCATCGCCGACGGCGGCAACAAGTTGGATGAGGCGCTCGAGCGTATCTATTACACCAAGTCCCGCGAGCAATTTATTGGGATGTGGGGTCAGTGGGTGGGCACGGCCTATCGCGGTTTGGTCGGAGGCCGCTGA
- a CDS encoding cytidine deaminase, whose translation MEPSSSSHPRSEASSRGGSEPDWEERLVAEARRASERAYCPYSQFAVGAAVLTEAGAIYTGCNVENASYGLTICAERAALARTVVEHQGPDALPKIVAVAVYTPTDQPTPPCGACRQVIFEFGSQVRILAVCRGPQRIRTTIDQLLPGAFGPNTLRDNQS comes from the coding sequence ATGGAACCTTCGTCTTCATCCCACCCGCGGAGCGAAGCGTCTTCTCGAGGTGGTTCGGAGCCGGACTGGGAGGAGCGTCTCGTCGCCGAAGCGCGACGCGCATCGGAACGGGCCTACTGTCCGTACAGTCAGTTCGCGGTCGGGGCGGCGGTGCTAACGGAGGCAGGTGCCATCTATACCGGTTGCAACGTTGAGAACGCTTCGTATGGTCTAACCATTTGCGCGGAACGGGCGGCGCTGGCCCGGACGGTGGTTGAGCATCAAGGACCCGATGCGCTTCCCAAGATTGTGGCCGTCGCGGTCTACACGCCGACCGATCAACCCACGCCGCCCTGTGGCGCGTGCCGTCAGGTGATCTTCGAGTTCGGTTCCCAGGTGCGAATCCTTGCCGTCTGTCGAGGACCCCAACGGATCCGAACTACCATCGACCAGTTACTCCCCGGCGCGTTTGGACCCAACACCCTGCGCGACAACCAGAGTTGA
- a CDS encoding NAD-dependent epimerase/dehydratase family protein, whose protein sequence is MNVAVTGVTGFLGSAIADLLRMRGYRVRGLSRSAGSELRGRGIEPYAVDLSDRDRLTAVFHGCDAVIHTAAKTGIWGAECDYYRVNVLGTAQVVAACRAAGVTRLIVTSSPSVVHHGGDLDGVNESIPYPRRFLAPYPKTKAEAEQLALAANGPGLAVVALRPHLVWGANDPHLIPRLVQGRLRGTLRRIGHDDKLVDSTYIDNAAYAHWLALERLSNYDSPPAGRAYFIAQGEPTPLWSLIDRFLESAGAPRLDQTKMIGYRAALTLATLLETVYKLPGFKSEPPLTRFVVHQLATAHWFDLTAARRDLGYKPIVTLDQGLERLRAARCESTRASARFDLPLESSIHAAETNRCRAEGNPPLRLGDVHHLADQASAS, encoded by the coding sequence ATGAATGTGGCAGTCACTGGCGTCACCGGCTTTTTGGGTTCGGCGATCGCCGATTTGTTAAGGATGCGCGGGTACCGCGTTCGAGGACTCTCCCGCTCGGCCGGATCCGAGTTGCGTGGCCGCGGGATCGAGCCGTATGCCGTCGACTTGAGCGACCGCGACCGCCTCACCGCCGTTTTTCACGGCTGCGACGCGGTCATCCACACCGCCGCCAAGACCGGCATCTGGGGGGCGGAGTGCGATTATTATCGAGTCAACGTCCTGGGCACCGCTCAGGTTGTCGCGGCCTGCCGCGCCGCTGGGGTCACGCGTCTGATCGTCACCAGCTCACCCAGCGTGGTGCACCACGGCGGCGACCTCGATGGCGTAAATGAGTCGATTCCCTACCCGCGCCGCTTTCTCGCCCCCTACCCCAAAACCAAAGCGGAGGCGGAACAACTGGCGTTGGCGGCCAACGGCCCCGGTTTGGCCGTCGTGGCGCTCCGGCCCCACCTCGTTTGGGGTGCTAACGACCCCCATTTGATCCCTCGCTTGGTCCAGGGACGCTTACGCGGCACGCTCAGGCGAATCGGACATGACGACAAACTGGTAGATTCCACTTACATCGACAACGCCGCGTATGCTCATTGGCTCGCCCTGGAACGCTTGAGCAATTATGACTCTCCTCCCGCCGGGCGAGCTTACTTCATTGCTCAAGGGGAACCGACCCCACTTTGGTCACTGATCGATCGGTTCTTGGAATCTGCCGGCGCGCCCCGGTTGGATCAGACCAAGATGATTGGTTACCGTGCCGCGCTGACACTGGCGACTCTTCTGGAAACCGTCTACAAGCTCCCTGGATTCAAAAGCGAACCACCGTTGACTCGGTTCGTGGTCCACCAACTTGCCACGGCGCACTGGTTTGACCTCACCGCTGCTCGCCGCGATCTGGGTTACAAGCCCATCGTGACCCTCGATCAAGGGTTGGAACGGCTACGCGCGGCGCGCTGCGAATCGACTCGTGCGTCGGCTCGATTCGACCTTCCCTTGGAATCGTCCATTCACGCCGCCGAGACAAACCGTTGTCGAGCTGAGGGCAATCCCCCCCTTCGATTAGGTGATGTGCATCACCTCGCCGACCAAGCCAGCGCGTCGTAG
- a CDS encoding AMP-binding protein yields MNVILASNRPTVSTGSISTDPLVALPDFPASWNSLGGALWSVSKRAATRVAMWDSTGASLTYSELLVRACVLWRALSRRLTAAENVGILMPPLVPSAVANLALNLGGRVPVNLNYTAGAEAVNSAIRQAGITHVVTARKATDRLGFVPDAEPIWLEDLPATITTIDKAWGFFVSKLGAGLASWFLPGLRGNRLDRLATIIFTSGSTGDPKGVMLSHRNILSNVMAVGCHLDFHDDDKLLGVLPFFHSMGTTICLWMALVLGIPVVFHSDPRDARVIGDLIERHELTILLGTPTFMRMYLTRCKPPQLKSLRYLILGAEKLKPELERDIREKLGITPLEGYGCTELSPVVSVNTPFEVTAPDGRTIPGNRVGTVGRPIPGTAVRTIHPETGEPLPPGTEGLVLVKGPQVMMGYLNKPEETAAVLKEGWYNTGDLGLLDADGFLKINDRLSRFSKIAGEMVPHVKVESAIMAVTGRNEQQVAVTGVLDHKRGEKLVVLYVPASDDAEHPVPPLEPEVVVKAIREAGLPNLWVPDPADFFEIDHLPTLGSGKIDLKALKQIARSKAGI; encoded by the coding sequence ATGAATGTCATCCTCGCCTCGAATCGGCCAACGGTCTCGACTGGGTCGATTTCCACGGATCCGTTGGTCGCGCTGCCGGATTTTCCTGCGAGCTGGAATTCGCTTGGCGGGGCGCTGTGGAGCGTGTCGAAACGAGCCGCTACGCGGGTGGCGATGTGGGACAGCACGGGAGCTTCGCTCACGTATTCGGAACTGTTGGTTCGGGCTTGCGTTCTATGGCGAGCGCTATCGCGTCGTCTCACCGCCGCGGAGAATGTCGGGATATTGATGCCTCCGTTGGTGCCCTCGGCTGTGGCGAACTTGGCGTTGAACCTGGGCGGTCGGGTACCGGTCAACCTGAACTACACCGCCGGGGCCGAAGCGGTGAACTCGGCGATCCGTCAGGCGGGCATCACCCACGTGGTCACCGCCCGCAAAGCGACCGACCGGCTTGGATTCGTACCCGATGCCGAACCCATTTGGTTGGAGGATCTTCCCGCGACCATCACCACGATCGACAAGGCGTGGGGATTCTTCGTCTCCAAGCTAGGCGCGGGTTTGGCGTCGTGGTTCTTGCCTGGCCTTCGCGGCAACCGGCTCGATCGGTTGGCCACGATCATCTTCACCTCGGGCTCGACCGGCGACCCCAAGGGGGTTATGCTCTCACATCGCAACATCCTCTCCAACGTAATGGCGGTAGGGTGTCATCTTGACTTCCACGATGACGACAAGCTGCTGGGGGTCTTGCCGTTCTTCCACTCGATGGGCACGACGATCTGCCTTTGGATGGCCCTGGTGCTGGGGATTCCGGTCGTATTCCACTCCGACCCCCGCGACGCCCGCGTCATCGGCGACCTGATCGAACGCCACGAGCTGACGATTTTGCTCGGCACCCCGACGTTTATGCGGATGTACTTGACCCGTTGCAAGCCGCCACAGTTAAAATCCTTGCGCTATCTGATCCTTGGGGCCGAAAAGCTCAAGCCAGAACTTGAGCGCGACATTCGGGAAAAACTCGGAATTACCCCGTTGGAGGGGTACGGCTGCACCGAGTTGTCGCCGGTGGTGTCGGTCAATACACCTTTCGAGGTGACCGCGCCGGATGGCCGAACGATTCCAGGCAACCGAGTGGGTACCGTGGGGCGTCCAATTCCCGGCACTGCCGTGAGGACAATTCACCCGGAAACGGGCGAGCCGTTGCCGCCGGGGACTGAAGGTCTGGTGTTGGTCAAAGGGCCACAGGTGATGATGGGGTATCTCAACAAGCCCGAGGAAACCGCCGCGGTCCTCAAAGAGGGTTGGTACAACACCGGCGACCTTGGCTTGCTCGACGCCGACGGCTTCCTCAAGATCAACGACCGTCTCAGCCGATTTTCCAAAATTGCTGGTGAAATGGTGCCGCACGTCAAGGTCGAGTCCGCGATCATGGCGGTCACCGGACGCAACGAGCAGCAGGTGGCGGTCACGGGGGTCCTCGACCACAAGCGAGGCGAGAAACTCGTGGTGTTGTACGTGCCCGCCAGCGACGACGCCGAGCATCCCGTGCCGCCTTTGGAACCCGAGGTGGTGGTCAAGGCGATCCGCGAGGCGGGCCTGCCCAACCTTTGGGTTCCTGACCCAGCCGACTTCTTCGAGATCGACCACCTGCCCACTTTGGGCAGCGGCAAGATCGACCTCAAAGCGCTCAAGCAAATCGCCCGCTCCAAAGCGGGCATCTAA
- a CDS encoding cupin domain-containing protein has translation MKRDPELRASPDSPTRPMFITAGSGLKRPLFPGVELTINAGERLMLSVVTFEADAVVPTHSHPHEQGGYLVSGQLEFTIGNETRLLKPGDQWLIPGGTPHRVRAIGGPAVAVDVFTPPREDYLA, from the coding sequence ATGAAGCGAGATCCTGAACTCCGAGCCTCACCAGATTCGCCAACCCGCCCGATGTTCATCACCGCTGGCTCGGGACTCAAGCGCCCGTTGTTTCCCGGCGTCGAACTGACGATTAACGCCGGGGAACGCCTGATGCTGTCGGTCGTCACCTTTGAGGCCGACGCCGTCGTGCCGACCCATAGCCACCCCCACGAACAGGGTGGCTACTTGGTCTCGGGCCAACTGGAGTTCACCATCGGCAACGAAACCCGGCTGCTCAAGCCCGGCGACCAATGGTTGATCCCCGGCGGAACACCTCATCGCGTCCGCGCCATCGGCGGCCCCGCCGTGGCTGTGGACGTATTTACGCCACCGCGCGAGGATTATCTCGCCTGA